One genomic window of Glycine soja cultivar W05 chromosome 9, ASM419377v2, whole genome shotgun sequence includes the following:
- the LOC114367412 gene encoding Bowman-Birk type proteinase inhibitor C-II encodes MGLKNNMVVLKVCFLVLFLVGVTNARMELNLFKSDHSSSDDESSKPCCDLCMCTASMPPQCHCADIRLNSCHSACDRCACTRSMPGQCRCLDTTDFCYKPCKSSDEDDD; translated from the coding sequence ATGGGTTTGAAGAACAACATGGTGGTGCTAAAGGTGTGTTTCTTGGTTCTTTTCCTTGTGGGGGTTACTAATGCACGCATGGAACTGAACCTCTTCAAAAGTGATCACTCATCAAGTGATGATGAGTCTTCAAAACCATGCTGTGATCTCTGCATGTGCACAGCCTCAATGCCACCTCAATGCCATTGTGCAGATATTAGGTTGAATTCATGTCACTCAGCTTGTGATCGCTGTGCGTGCACACGCTCGATGCCAGGCCAGTGTCGTTGCCTTGACACCACCGACTTCTGCTACAAACCTTGCAAGTCcagtgatgaagatgatgactaG
- the LOC114368433 gene encoding Bowman-Birk type proteinase inhibitor: MGLKNNMVVLKVCLVLLFLVGGTTSASLRLSELGLLMKSDHHQHSNDDESSKPCCDQCACTKSNPPQCRCSDMRLNSCHSACKSCICALSYPAQCFCVDITDFCYEPCKPSEDDKENY, translated from the coding sequence atgggTTTGAAGAACAACATGGTGGTGCTAAAGGTGTGTTTGGTGCTACTTTTCCTTGTGGGGGGTACTACTAGTGCCAGCTTGAGGCTGAGTGAGCTTGGCCTGCTCATGAAAAGTGATCATCATCAACACTCAAATGATGATGAGTCTTCAAAACCATGCTGTGATCAATGCGCATGCACAAAGTCAAACCCTCCTCAATGCCGCTGTTCAGATATGAGGCTGAATTCGTGCCATTCAGCTTGCAAATCTTGTATTTGCGCATTATCGTATCCTGCACAGTGTTTTTGTGTTGACATAACCGATTTCTGCTATGAACCTTGCAAGCCCAGTGAGGATGACAAGGAAAACTACTAA
- the LOC114368434 gene encoding uncharacterized protein LOC114368434, which translates to MSSLSLRGILEPRKLVRANYDDWYRNLRIVLMHEKLIDTIDKPPMEAPDLSDAEATKVFQKYLDECLTAKCIILASMSSELQRQHQDMDPYEIVEHLKKMYGGQSRMTRFQLSKALFRSSLAANENVGPHVLKMIDLIEQLEKLGCTLGKELSQDLIMQSLSDSFSQFIVNFNMNKISCDLHEMLNLLIDYENQIASEKKKGTVMVVGNNSKKKGKVPKRKNLGPKGGMTKPKNKRNKIDQTDAECFFYKEKGHWKRNCKKYRQ; encoded by the exons ATGTCTTCTCTATCGCTTCGTGGTATTCTTGAACCTAGAAAACTAGTCAGAGCCAATTATGATGATTGGTACCGCAACTTGAGAATTGTTCTCATGCATGAGAAGCTTATTGACACTATTGATAAGCCTCCCATGGAAGCACCTGATCTGAGTGATGCTGAAGCAACCAAGGTTTTTCAAAAGTACCTAGATGAGTGCCTTACTGCTAAGTGCATTATTTTGGCATCAATGAGTTCAGAACTCCAGAGGCAACATCAAGACATGGACCCATATGAGATCGTTGAACATCTTAAGAAGATGTACGGTGGTCAAAGCAGGATGACTAGATTTCAATTATCTAAGGCCCTGTTTAGATCCTCACTTGCTGCAAATGAAAATGTTGGACCCCATGTTCTTAAGATGATTGATCTCATAGAACAACTTGAGAAGTTGGGGTGCACTCTTGGGAAAGAGCTTTCTCAAGATTTGATTATGCAATCactttctgattcattttcACAATTTATTGTGAATTTCAACATGAATAAGATTAGTTGTGACTTGCATGAGATGCTTAATCTACTAATTGATTATGAGAATCAAATTGCTTctgaaaagaagaaaggaactgTCATGGTAGTTGGCAACAACTCCAAGAAGAAAGGCAAAGTACCAAAAAGGAAGAATCTTGGACCTAAGGGTGGTATGACCAAACCCAAGAACAAAAGGAACAAGATTGACCAAACTGATGCTGAATGTTTCTTCTATAAGGAGAAAGGTCATTGGAAGAGAAATTGCAAGAa ATATAGACAGTAG